Genomic DNA from Niallia circulans:
GACAATGCCAAGTCAATTTAATGTGACAACAACCAATATACCACCGTTTTCAGATAAGTTGATGCTTTTTCATATCAGCAATTTATCGTCAGCTAAGCTAAGAAACTTCGGCGATTCCATCGCAGTCAGCCCTCGTCATGATTTGGGTTCCATCTATTTCCGGCTTATGGTGGAAACTTCGAACTATGCGGAGGATGGAGGAAACCTTTTAATTGAAAATAATTGGATGGAAAAGCCGCCACATAATGTCGATCGAAACCTGCTTGCTAAGAAAAAGAAATAATGATGCTGCCGCAGTTTGGCAGCATCATTATTTCCAACTACTTACTCTTTGACAATTTCTTATGATAAAGGACATACTTTGCCTCCTATCTAGTATCAATAAACAAATAATAGCCGCCATTGACTTGGCAGCTATTACATGTTTGATTCACAGTCTGACAATACCTAATGTGTGATACTTTTTTAAAATCATTTCCACCATATTAGCCTTATCCTCCTCACAATTTATGATGAGGAGTACTTCTGCAGGAGAGCATGCTGGTTTGTTCCGCTTGCTTTTTTTTATGGATACATCCAAAAATATTCCGACAAGAGCCCCCGCTATCATACCAATTAATCCCCAAATAATAGGACCAAGATACAGAACGAATCCGTAAATTGTCCCTAACAGCATCATAATCATGCTTATACAGGACACTAAAAATAAATTCATGCCATTATTATTATAGGGGTCAATAAAACTATATTCTGTTTTTTCGGGGAAGATAGGTTTTGCTAATATACATTCACGACCGATATGGTTGTTTTCGAGTTCACTTATGGCAAGCTCCAGTTTTAACGAATGTTCAAACAAAGATATGACAGTCATTATTTTTTCTCCAATAGCTTCATCAAGTCTCTTCTGTTAGCCTTATTCCAATAGTTGTTTTCTAGATAGCGCGCTTGCTCGATTTTAAATAGATCATTAAGTGTGAGTGTATGATAATAGCTGTCACATACAGCAAAACAATATAATGAAGGCAAATACAGCGCCCATTGCGGGTCGAGTGCAACTATTGCTTTTAAATAATCTCCATTGCAGGTGTAGTAGAAGCTGCTTAACAGATTTGATTGAAATATAGTAATTAACAGCCAAAAACTTAAGTACAATCCTGTTGTAATATTGCGGATAATTAAATGTCCAAGACCTGGTGTGATGATTGACCAAAAAACTGGAATCCATACACTCATCTTTTGAAGATAATTAATCTCAAATAGACTTAATTGAAAATCAGCTATTGGAGCCTTTTGCCTTGCTGCAAGCTGAGACAGTTGATTAATATCTGTTGCTAATCTATAGGCATCCCATATATTAAAGATATAAACACCGATATAGATAAAAAACCATTTTATGTCAAGGCATTGCTTCGCCATGTCAAACTGGCCAGTACAAGAATAAACAATCGCCAAATTAAGCTTGGTTTCTGTATTAACAACAAACTCAAACAGGAATAAAAAGAAGCCTTTCAACCGTTTCCCTAACATTATATGACCTGCACCGGGCATCGCCATTCCCCACCATAATGGCATATACGGGTTAATTACACGCAAGTAATTACTACCGAAGGGTGTTATTTTTACTTGGGGTCTTCTTAACACATCATGCATCCTACTCACCAGTTTCTCTCGATGTATACTATGTATGATTCTCCAATAAGTCCTTTTTATTCGAGCAGCATCGTTCTTTATATAAAATTGCTCCACCCTGTTTTTCATTAAAACGTATTCTTAATAATCGTTACAGTTTATTTTTGGAAATTTTATAAGTAAAATAACTATATGTCTTATTAACTAATAACAACTATAAATTAAATTACCGAAGTATATATTTATCCAGTATTAGCAAAAATAAAAGTAGCAGGGAGGCATTGTACCAGATGAAAAAAGAAGATGTACTATCAGATGATTTTTTAGAAAAGCTTGTAGAGGAAATCAATGAGCTGTATGGGTGGGATGAAACGGAAACACCTGTTGAGGAATAGCTTATTTGAAAGTCTAAAAAAGGCCATGACAAAATGTTAGTCCTCATTCTATCATGGCAAAATACAATAGTATTAGAGCTACTTCTTTAGGCATTTGGTTATAGCCCTACTATCCTAGTATATCGTTCTTTATTAAGAATGTCTCTTATTTTTTTAAAATTTATTACATTCTATTTCTATCCGTTACTTAAATGGAAGAGTAAATTGCCAGGAAACCCCATACTTATCAATAATCCATCCAAATTTTCTGCTGAAGGAATAATCTCCAAGAGCCATAAGCTCTTGGCCTCCACTAACGAATGCTTGATAATAATGGTCAATTTGCTCCTCTGTTTCACATTCAACATAAATGGAAAATGAGGGTGTAAATCCAAAGTCATGAGAAATGTTGCTGTCTATACACATGAACTCTTGGTTCTTCAATGTGAAGACAGCTTGCATGACGCTTCCTTCCTCTCCAGCTTCGTCCTTCCCGTAACGGATCACATTCTTTATACTTGAGTCTTCTATTATGGTTGTATAAAAATGGATCGCTGCTTCCGCATTTCCTTGAAACATTAAAAATGGGGTTATCTTAGTCATTGGTTTGTGCCCTCCAACCATTAAAATCTTTTTTTATTAAAGAGTACATATACAGGTCGTCCATTTTTCCGCTCGTAAATTCATAGCTTCTCAGCAAGCCTTCACACAAAAACCGATGCTTTTTGAGCAAGCTTTGTGACGACAAGTTGGGCGGTTCAATCAGTGCTTGAATTCTTTCAAGTCCCATATGCTCAAAGCCGTATTGTACGACTACCTTTAAAGCTTCACTTGCCAAGCCCTGTCCCCAATAATTCTTATGCAGCTCATAGCCGATTTCTGTCCGAAAATGACGCTTATCCCAATTCAAAAATCCGCAGCTGCCAAGCACCTTTCCATTTTCTTTTAGTGTAATTCCCCATCTTATGCCCGTTTGCTTCATTCGGATTGACTTATACCATTCGACTTCCTTCCGCACTTCCTCAAGTGACTGAAAAGGCTCCATTCCATAATATTTCATGACATCCTTGTCAGAAAGATACTCGAAAATATCTAATGCATCTTCATTTTGGATTTCTCTTAACAGTAACCGTTCTGTTTGCAGGACAGGAAAATCATTTTGCTTGGAGTACAAATTGTCCCCCTCCATTCCTGAAAATAACCTTATTTATTTAAATCCATAAATATTGGAGCAACCTTACATGGCGAAATCTCAATCCTTTGCCATACATTGCCTGTCACATAAGGTTCTTCCTTAAGCCACTCATCAAGCGCTTCTTTTGATGGATAGTCTACTACCATCATCGAACCAATCATTTTTTCTGTATCATCTAACAGGGCAGCGCCGTATAAATGATTGCCCTCATCAAATCGTTTCTCAACCGACTTTAAATGCTCTGCTCGTGCACCCAATCTCCTTTCCAATGCAAAATCATCCGTACCGTCATATGCTGTTACAACAAACTGCATAATTATTTCCCCTTTTATTCCATAATGTATATTCCCTTATATTGCTTCGACGAAAAAAGCACTTTTCCTTCTGGAAAAGTGCTTTAGCTTACAGATATATATTAGTTGGACAGCTCTTTCAGCTTTTGTGTTAGTTCATTGAATTTAGCATCAAGCACCGCATATTCTTTATCTTGTGGCAACATAAAGCTGAGCCTTCCTAAAATCTCTTGTCTTTCTGTTTCAAGCTTTAGCCTCAGCTCTTTTTTGTCATCTCTTGTAGGTGCATGACTTTGCCATTGTTTGCGAATTCCTGTATCTGTTATCACTAATTGGCTAGTTGTTGTTTTCTCAAGGAAATAGCGATCATGGGACACGATAAGTAACGTTCCATTATATTGAGCCAACGTCTCCTCCAGCTGCTCACGCGAAGCAAGGTCAAGGTGATTGGTAGGTTCATCCAACAGTAAGACGTCCTTATCATCTAGTATATAGGCCATTAACTTGCATTTGACACGCTCCCCCATACTCATTGACTCAATCGGTTCCCTCCATTGAGCTGCCGTGAATCCCAAATGCTTCATTAACGTCTGAACCCTTCCTCTCTCTTCGAAGGTTTCCTTATAAAATAGCTGCTCTGGTGTTGAATCAAGTGGCAAATCAAATACCTCCTGTGATAAATAGCCAATATTGGCTGCAGGTGACATCCAAATATCCCCTTTTCCAACAACACTTCCGGCAATCATTTTCAACAATGTAGACTTACCGCTGCCATTTGCACCTGTCAGGGCAATTCTTTCTCCATGTTTTATCGTAAAATGTACATCCTTAAACAAGGTCCGTTCACCAAATGATTTCGTCAGCCCTTTCACTTCTAAAAACCGTTTGCCAACCTTATTGCTTGCTGTTATGGAAAACTGAACAGAATGCTCCTCTGTAACAGGCTCCACGTTACGCTTTGCGAGTTCCTTTTCTAATCGTTTTTGTTTTGATTTTACTTGAGCATCCATCCGCTTTGCTTTAACACGATAGTATTCT
This window encodes:
- a CDS encoding VOC family protein, with product MTKITPFLMFQGNAEAAIHFYTTIIEDSSIKNVIRYGKDEAGEEGSVMQAVFTLKNQEFMCIDSNISHDFGFTPSFSIYVECETEEQIDHYYQAFVSGGQELMALGDYSFSRKFGWIIDKYGVSWQFTLPFK
- a CDS encoding GNAT family N-acetyltransferase — encoded protein: MYSKQNDFPVLQTERLLLREIQNEDALDIFEYLSDKDVMKYYGMEPFQSLEEVRKEVEWYKSIRMKQTGIRWGITLKENGKVLGSCGFLNWDKRHFRTEIGYELHKNYWGQGLASEALKVVVQYGFEHMGLERIQALIEPPNLSSQSLLKKHRFLCEGLLRSYEFTSGKMDDLYMYSLIKKDFNGWRAQTND
- a CDS encoding YciI family protein, whose product is MQFVVTAYDGTDDFALERRLGARAEHLKSVEKRFDEGNHLYGAALLDDTEKMIGSMMVVDYPSKEALDEWLKEEPYVTGNVWQRIEISPCKVAPIFMDLNK
- the abc-f gene encoding ribosomal protection-like ABC-F family protein; translation: MKELMKLHNIKYEVADQLLFDKVTASVQEEDVVGIIGNNGAGKSTLLHLLNGDVEPTDGQIQWLNQGLDIAIVIQEAKTHISANKSVDVTRLLEKWSVPVLPYEYLSGGEKLKVRLAQGFATGADLLLLDEPTNHLDSQSLDLLQKQIKEYKGTIILVSHDRYFLDAVASKIWAIEDKKLIEHKGNYSDFMKARNAKRLVQQREYEKQQKLTEQIQGQIKELNTWSQKAHAQSTKKEGMKEYYRVKAKRMDAQVKSKQKRLEKELAKRNVEPVTEEHSVQFSITASNKVGKRFLEVKGLTKSFGERTLFKDVHFTIKHGERIALTGANGSGKSTLLKMIAGSVVGKGDIWMSPAANIGYLSQEVFDLPLDSTPEQLFYKETFEERGRVQTLMKHLGFTAAQWREPIESMSMGERVKCKLMAYILDDKDVLLLDEPTNHLDLASREQLEETLAQYNGTLLIVSHDRYFLEKTTTSQLVITDTGIRKQWQSHAPTRDDKKELRLKLETERQEILGRLSFMLPQDKEYAVLDAKFNELTQKLKELSN